The DNA sequence cccTAACTTGTCAAAGTCCATACTTCTGTGAAAGTCCTTAAGCTGggtttttggcttctgtaggtCCACTTCTGGCTAACTGATCTTattaactgaagtgtgtcaacccAGAACATCTTAAAAGCTTATCCTGAGGAAGGCTCAGTACTACAGTGGGATCCTGAACACTCAGCGTAGTTGCTGGCTGGTTATTTTTGATTGGCTTAAACTATGTCctagcagtcttctctggtgaataccccaCAATGTAACTTTGTCCGGCCCTGCTTGGAGATACAATGTATTTGccaaggttctctagaggaacagagctgaTGACTTGAACATACTTACTAGAGTAGCCTGCAGCCTGTGGCTTGGCTAGTTCAACAGTGGCTGACTCCCAAGGGAAAGTCCAAGAAGCTGGTAGTTTCCAGTCTATCAAGAAATCCTCCCACGTATTCCCAGCTCCATTGGTTTTGGTTGATTTCAGATGTagacaagttgacaaccaagaccaGCTATCATAGTCCTGAACCTAGACTCCTTGGATCtgagaaatcccagcactggtccATCGCCATCATTATTTCAAGGATCTGAACACACTCCAAATGAGGACAGCAATTTCTGCTGCCAAGGCTGCCTCTGGACCAGAAGTCATCACATGGGACATGACAACAATAACTTCCTCCCAGTGAGGCAAGACAAAAGAATAGGGACAACTATGGGGACTTGGTGAAGGAAAGGAGCCCCAACCCAGGAGTCAGGTTGAAGCCTCTCACCAACTGGGAAGCAAGAGCtctgcagttaaaagcactgggtgccctcgcagaggacctgggttcagggcccagcaccacatggcagctcacagataACTCTGCCACTCTATTTTCAgggatccaatggcctcttctgacctcctcagacacCTCATGCATGCACagggtgtacatacatacaagcagacaaacatTTGAACCCAAAAGCATGCGTACCAAGaagtgtggcgtgtgtgtgttttcacgcgcacgcgtgtgtgtacaCGCGCTAAGGCAGGACTTCACAGACACATAAATGACTCTACTTCTTGAAGAACTCTGACACATTCCCTTGTTTTGATTGGATAGGCCGCACTCAACTGCAtgacagcatttatttatttgtttgtttatttatttacttgattgttcaagacaaggtttctccatgtagcattagagcctgtcctggaacttgtgctgtagaccaggctggcttcaaactcacagagcttcgcctgcctctgcttcctgagtgctggagttaaaggcgtgtGGAGTGGTTGAatcacatctttaatcacagtatTCAAGtaactgaggcaggctgatctctttgagattgaagccaacctggtctactagTGAGttcctgtcacaaaacaaaacacacacacaaacaaacaaacaaacaaacaaaatgaaaaaactcACAAATAAACGACCCACTCAGAAGCatcacagttttgtttgtttgtttgtttttgtttaagtgcACAGTTCACACTTCTAAAACACACAGAATGGCCAGGGAGGTATTACACATCTATAACCctaacactttggaggcagaggtcagaggactgcAACAGAAGCAAGGCCCAATATGGAAGATCATTCCAGAATCCTTATTCAAGTTTCAAGTCCCAACCAACACCTGGGCCACATTCCTGGATCTATACGTGTCCAGGGCAGGAGGTTGCAAGGACAAGGGCTTCCCTGGTTGGGTAATAACTCTACCTTAGAATATCTTTACCTTGACAAAATCTTGGATCTTCAGGACCTTCCAGGGTGTGGAGTAATGTTCATAGCACCCAAATATCCAGGGTGCTGCCCATATTCCATGAGGACCCCATGGCGTTGACCATATGGGCTCTGGTCATCTCTGGGGCAGTGACCCCCCCCCCGAGGACAAAAGGAAAGAGCAGTGATGGATTACTGGTCGTCCCTTCCCAGTGGTGACATCCAGTATGGACTGGGACCCCAGGAGAGGCAGGGTGAGAAACTGGTTGCTCTGAGTCAGGCCATGAGCCCCTGCAGTAAATGGCGTCCAGCTCTGGATTTAAAGAATCTGAgccggggggggggagggggctggagagatggctcagtggttaagagcaggtggtagcagctcacacctttaatcccagcactcagggaggcagagacaagtggatatctgtgagttccaggccagcctggtctacagtatgagttccaggacaggctctaaatctaaggagaggggctggagagatggctcagaggttcttccagaggtcctgagttcaattcccagcaaccacatagttgaacacaattatctgtaatgagatctggcgccctcttctggcatgtaggtggagcactgtatacataataaattaaaaaaaaaaaaagaaagaatctggCAGGGCAAGACCTATCCACCATTGAGGGCTCGCCTCCTTGGCTGATCCCTTCCCCCAACACAATCAAGGGCTCTTGGGAAATGGAGGaaccctctctctgcccccagtATCAGCTCTGAGGGAAGGCCCACCCAAACCAAGGGATACACCACTGCGATCTGGGTAACATAAGATAGCTATGGGACTGGCTGAAAGGGCAGAGATGTGGGTCAGCAGTCAGGCCTCAGTGGACTCAGGGtagcaaaagaaaagtgaagttCTTGGCTAGGAAGACAAAGGGTTTATTGAAATCAACTTTGAGCAGCATGTAGGGGAAACCCATAGGCGCCCAGAGATTCGTGTGTAAACAGCATGGGCACAATGCCTTGGAATCCTTCCCCTTCCCGGTACTGTCCACATGCCTCCAGAACCAAGAACAGCAAGCCACAGCAGAATGGCATTCTGAAGGACGTGGTGATGGGGGCTATAAAGTTGAAGCAGAGTGGCCCACACCCTAACCCCACTTCAGGGTTTTTATAACTCATAATTCATCATGAGAGGGCTCCAGGAAGGAGAGGATAGGAAGATGAGGGCCGGAGTGGCAGGAAGGACCATCACAACCAGGCCTTCAGGAGAACCGACCCCAGGCTAAACAGAAGCACCCCTGCCAGGGTCCAAATGCTGCCCCCAGTGGCACCTGCTGCATTGAAGAGGTCTGTAGTGGCGCCTGTCGCATTGCAGAGGTCTGTGTTACAGCAGAAAATCTTGGAGTTGACAGTGAAGCCCAGGACTTCCAGAGTTTCAGGATACTCCTTATcggggcaggtgggagagcagaACTTGCTTATTAATGTCATTTTGTAAGATTCTGTAAGACATCAGGGAGTGATCTCACAGGGTACGCAGGAACAACTCAGCACCCCAAAGTCTGGGGCACTTGCCACCAGGTCTGGATGGCCCAGCCTTGCCTCTAAgtcacattgaagttggacatggTAGtttacacttgtaatcccagaacttggaaaactaaggcaggaggattgttatgAGTTCAGAtccatccagggctacatggcaagttctAGAGCAAGCATGAGGCTGGAATTTCAATCATCAGAACCCATGTCAAAGATAGGCAGGCATGGTAGCCTACTTGTAGTCTTAGTGCTCCTGAGGCAGACACTGGAAGTCCTGAGGTAAGTTCACTGACTAGACTAGCTGAATCTGCAAGCTtggggttcagtgggagaccctgcctcagtaaataaAACAGTCGTCAAGGAAGAtgcccagtgtcaacctctgggctccacacacTTGTGCCCCTAGTGCACGTGCATCCACACTTGTCTACACACAAGCACTTACACACCATGTGCTGGGAAagcagctcagtcagtaaagtgtttgccacacggAAGCATGAGGACCCGCGGTCCATCCTCAGCACACATGCAAAAGCCAAGCGTGGGAGTGCGCATCTAATTTctgtgctggagaggtggagcaGGAGCTTTCACCAGCCCCACTGGCCTGGGGGGGGCAAATCCCAGGttccacatggtagttcacaaccatccataacgccagttccagggaacccatcAAACATTCCTTTGcatgaaatgaaacaaataaagcttaaaacTAGACAGTACGTGAGGAATGATACTTAAGGTTTTCCTCTGTGTTCGCCAtatgtacacacgtgtacacCCACACTCATGggcaaacacacaacacacacacagacatggcaCAGTGCAAGATCACCCACACGGTGGCTTCGCACAAAGGGCAGCCAGGAAGAGCTGTTCCCCAAGAAGTTGTATCTAGGAGACCTACTCCAGGAGACAGCCAGGCTGTGAGAAGGAGCAGGAAACCGGATAGCAGGTTGAGCAACTCCTGCTTTGTCTATCTGGAGGGTAAGCCTGGAAACTGACTCTGTGGGGGATCTACCGTGTCCTAACGTCTCCCAAGTCTTTCCTTTAGCCTAAATCTTCTGATTCCTTCATTACATGCAAAGAGTCACTAAATGCCCCCCAGTTCTCCAGGTCCTTGATGGAGCCCGTAGGGCCCTAGACATAGGGTAAGGACAGAAGCCCCACATGACTAGtacgggtgggggaggggaaatgatgATATCCATGCATGCCATAGGGGCAGCCCTGCTCAAGAATCTACCTCCCAGCACATACCTGGACCCCAGGGCACACCCCACAGCCTGCTGCCCCTACAGGAGCCCCACTCCAATCCCAGGAGGCCCCTGCTTGGAGGGAGGGGAACTATGGCCCACAAACAACTGTAGCCCACAAGTGCTTGGAACTTTCCTCCCAAGCCCCACCCCGCTACACATCTTCATACAGGCCACGGGGAACTCACCCACAGTGGATTCCATTTCCTGAGTAACGCAGACGCCGTTAGTGTAGGAGCAGGTGGCTGGTTGGCAAGTCTCAGGTTTGGCGGCCCCTATGCACTGGTAGCAGCTCAACCCCTGAGCTGAGAAACAGGCCAATACGTGAGGGTCAGGGCATGCTCTTCCTAAACTTGACCCCTGCTCTGCACCTGGCTTTACTTCCTCACAGCTGCTGGGCTATATATAGGACAGAGCAGGGACACCCCTCCTCAGTCACCTCCACCAAAAACAGGTGTGAACCAAGAGCCACAGCTCTTCAGATAGGCTGGGTATTGCTGTCGCAGGCAGCCAGCCGCAGGATAGACCTGGACCCCAAGAGGTAATAGAGAAACAGTCCTCATCGCAGAAGGATTTGGGTACCTCCTGTCTGCTGAGATGGTGAGTGGATGAGGGAGTAGGTACCAGGGCATACAAGGGCCTCCAGATGGGGAAGACTGTTCTGACCTGTTGTATAACAGGGCACTGGACTTCCCAGAAGACAGCTGCAAAGTCAGGGTTCACCATGAGACCTCCCCTTATACAGGTGTAACTGTAAGTATGGAGGTTTCTGAGGGCTCTTAAAGAAGTTCTAGCACTGGGGGCTTCATGTGGCTTGCTTAGAGGATACAACAGGGTCAAATGTAATAATGTAAGGAATGCCAAAAGTTGAAGGTGCCATAAACTCCTTCACTTGGCAGTTGGGCCAGGAAAAGAAGCCTCTGCCAGTTTGCGTACATAAAGGCTGGCTGGGAGGCAAGGGCAGCAGGGTACTCTGAGGACAGGGGCCCTTGGTGGCCAGGGTTTGCTTGGGCctcaagaaagaaatgagagagggatggagggtgCACTTATTCTGAGGTGATGGGTCCTGAGGAGTGTGGGGCTGCAGCTCACAGACAGAACCCCACACTCCTACTAACTGGCAGTTTAGAGGCCCAGGAAGCCACCCCAGCACATGAGAGTTCACCCACCACCAACCAACCCACACAGGGCACCCCCCATGACTCCAGTACACCTCAGGCACTGGGCACACAATGAAAATGCCAGGGTACCCTCAACTCTGAGGCCCTTTTCCATCTCACCTTTCTCTGCACACAGTAGGCTCACCAGCAGGAGGAACACACCGGTCTTCATAGTGTGGGAACTGTTCGTCCTAGAAGAAGGGGGTACACAGACAAGACCTTGAGAGTTGGAGCCAGTTAATAGCAAACCCCCCAATCATATCCCTGGGGCTCTCACATGTCCTGGACATGGCTCAGTCACCCAATCTTCCCCACTGGCAGCCCTCCACATGGCTTCCCTGAGGAACAGGCGTCTGCGTCTCCTGTCCGCTCAGCTTTTCCTTCCTAATCCCCAGCTTCCACCCACAGTCATATCCATCCTGAGGGCCTCTCCCTACGCATGCCACCCAGCAGCCCCATCCTAATTCCTTTCCTCACAGCCTCTCTGTGACCAGGCTGCAGGCAAGTTGCAAAGTTCCAGCTAGATGCGGGCAGAGATGAGCAACTCGGTTTATGAAAtaccctccctcagctcctcccaacAGGTGTCCTAAAAAGGAAGGGTTTCCGGTAGGTACTTCCTCCAGGCTATGTTTATTGCCTAAGAATTAGCTAGGCTCCTCAGAGACCTGGGTGAGCCAGATCTGGCCAGCTCTTAGGGAGGGACCATGCTGGTACTGGAAGGCTAGGAAGAGCTGAAGAACAAGAGAAAAGTGGTCAGTGTTGTCTCTCTTTCAGAAAGCAAGGGAAGGAGGCAACTTACCCAGCCTCTTCCTGTTTCTAAATGAAAGGTATATCGGGGTTACTGTGACTCAGAGCCCCACTGTCTTCC is a window from the Microtus ochrogaster isolate Prairie Vole_2 chromosome 15, MicOch1.0, whole genome shotgun sequence genome containing:
- the LOC101984659 gene encoding lymphocyte antigen 6B-like isoform X2, which produces MKTGVFLLLVSLLCAEKAQGLSCYQCIGAAKPETCQPATCSYTNGVCVTQEMESTVESYKMTLISKFCSPTCPDKEYPETLEVLGFTVNSKIFCCNTDLCNATGATTDLFNAAGATGGSIWTLAGVLLFSLGSVLLKAWL
- the LOC101984659 gene encoding lymphocyte antigen 6A-2/6E-1-like isoform X1, whose protein sequence is MTNSSHTMKTGVFLLLVSLLCAEKAQGLSCYQCIGAAKPETCQPATCSYTNGVCVTQEMESTVESYKMTLISKFCSPTCPDKEYPETLEVLGFTVNSKIFCCNTDLCNATGATTDLFNAAGATGGSIWTLAGVLLFSLGSVLLKAWL